GACTCCTTGCTTGCCTTGCCGCCTGCAGCGGCTTTTTCCCCGGATGAGGAAGATTCCCCGGCCGCGGCGTCGTTTTTTTCCGAACCCTTTGCGGCCGATTCCCTGCTTTCGCCGTTACCGTTGACTCCCCGCTTCTCGCTTCCGCCATTCCCCCGCACATAGTCGGTCAGGTAAAAGCCGCTTCCCTTGAAGATAAGCCCGGCGCTTCCGGTAATGATGCGTTCCACTTTCTGCCCGGTTTCCGGACATATCGTCAGCGCGTCTGCAGTAATGCGCTGATCGATTTCGAACGTCGAACCGTCTTCGCGCCGGTATACGTAGGTCGGCATATTTCGTCAGCAATCGGTCGGCAAGGAATGTGATCGCCGTCATACGGCGACAAAGCAGAAAGACGAAACCGGAAAGATGTTCCGGAAGATGTGCAAATCAGTATGTCGCGTTTTCCGTAACCCGTTGTCCGACAACACACTGTAATGATTTGCCTAACGCACCTCGAAAAGGCTGTCCGGGAGCATAAAGGTGGCCGGACCGAGTATGGAACCGTGCGCCTGATCGGCGACGCGCGGCCGGATCTCCGTGATTCTCCGGTTGTTGCGCGTCGGATACACCCGGTTCGTGAGCAGAATGACAAACAGACCCGTGTCGGGATCGACCCAGAATGATGTGCCGGTAAAACCGGTATGTCCGAAACTGTTGGGGCCGAAACCTGCACCAGCGGACGAATAGCCTTCCGGGCTCTTCGTATCCCATCCGAGCGCTCGCGTGCTGAGACCCGGCTCCTGTACGGTCGTGAACAGGCGGAGGGTTTCCGGCGAAATAAACGGCTTCCCGTCCACGCGCCCTTCGTCAAGCAGCATATGGGCGAATTTCACCAGGTCCTCGGCCGTGGAAAACAACCCGGCATGCCCCGAAACCCCTCCGAGAATCCAGGCGGTTTCATCATGCACTTCTCCCTGGACAAGCCGCCTTCGGAATGTGCGGTCCCGTTCGGTAGGCACTACGTCCGGATTGGGCGAGCCGGACGCCATGAATCCGGTATCGTGCATGCCAAGCGGCTCGAAAATATGCTCCTCGGCATATTCGTCGAAGGGTTGCCCGGTAATCCGCTCTATGACCAGCATGAGGGCGATCATGCTGAAATCGCTGTAGCGCATCTCCGTGCCCGGTTCATATTCCAGCGATTCCGCCAGCACGGAATCGAGGAGGGCCTCGCGCGCGACGGTACCCGTTTCGTAAAACCGCCGGTACGGAATAAGCCCGGAGGTGTGGGTAAGCAGGTGCCGGATCGTAACGTTTTCCTTGCCGGACTGCCGGAATCTGGGGAGATAATCCGCTACCGGCGTGTCGAGCTGTAGCTTGCCGGCGTCGTACAATTGCATCGCGGCGGTCGTCGTCGCGACCACCTTGGTGAGCGAAGCGAGGTCAAACGACGAGGTCGTGGCGACAGGCCGTTCCTCGTCGTAGGTGAAGTGACCGTATGCTTCCAGTTTGGCGACCACCCCGTTGCGCCCTATCGCAACAACAGCCCCCGGAAAAGCCGTGCTGTCGATGGCGTTCCGGATCAGTGTGTCGAGGCGACTGATGACCATGCCGTTCAGGCCGACTTCTGCAGGATATCCTGTTCGGATGGACTGCTGGAACAAATCCATGCCGTCTCCGAATGCATACAGGTCGGGTATACTGACGGGCAGACGGCCGGTAATATCGGCCTGCCCGGTAAGCGCATCGGCAGCAGCCGTCTGAGAAACCTCCGAAGCACTGTATGCAATCAGGTAGGAAGCGGGCTGCGCCATACCCCGTACGATGTATGGGTCGCCGAACGAAACGAGCGCTACCGGAGGCCCGTATTCCACAAGGCGCGCCAGAAAATCTTTTTGCGGGTCTTCGGGGGCGTTTTCCTCGTCCCCGGTTTCTGCAATCCGGGGGCGGGCGCGCAGAAACGCGGAGACCACGACAAACGGGTATGCATCGCTCTGCTCCAAAGCGGCCTCGTAGTCTTCCGGGGCGGACCTGCCGTCAAGACGCAATGTGTCTACCGTGATGCCGGGCCGGTGGCGAAGCAAATCGGCAAGAAAACGATTTCCCGTGGACGGGTTCGAACCGTCCGAAAGGATAACGCACAACGTGCGGGCCTCCTCGGAAAGAGGAAGTATGCCGCCCGTATTCCGCAGCAGCGTAAGCGACTTCCGGGCAATACCGAGGCTCAGTGCCCTATGCTCTTCCAGGTCTGTTTGCAAGGTGTCCTGATCCTGAGCAATGTTTCTGTCCGTATCCAGTCCCAACCAGGCTTTGGCGCGTAAAATCCGCATCACAGAGGCGTCTATGCGTTCTTCTGTGATCACGCCCTCTGCGACAGCTTGCATCACGGAATCGCGCGCTGCCCGGGGATCTTCCGAAAGCAGCAACATATCGGTACCTGCCAGCAGAGACCGAACGGCAATCTCCTCCGCCGTAAAATGCGCTGTGACGCCTGCCATATCCAGGGCGTCCGTAACGACGAGCCCATCGAAATCCAACTCGTCGCGCAGCAGGCCGGTAATAACCTGCGGCGAAAGACTGGCGGGGAGTGTCGAGTCCGGCTCGATCCGGGGAAGCGCAAGATGAGCGACCATGACGCTCATCACACTATCCTGCACCAGTTCCCGGAACGGAACGAGTTCCAGGGTATGCAGCCGGTCGGGACCAAAAAGCAGTACAGGCAACGCCAGGTGCGAATCGACGGAAGTGTCCCCATGACCGGGAAAGTGCTTTGCCGTGGCGAGCACGCCGGCGTCCTGAAGCCCGGATGCAAAGGCGGCCGCCATACTTGCGACCAGTTCCGGCTGCTCGCCGAATGACCGGGTGTTGATGACAGGATTGTCGGGGTTGTTGTTCACGTCGGCTACGGGAGCGAGGATGTGCCGGGCCCCGAGAGCCCGCGCCTCCCGGCCTGTGATGTACCCGGCCATGCGCGCCCATTCGACGTCTCGTGTGGCGCCCATCGCCATGGCCCGCGGAAAAACCGTCGCCTCGTCCACCCGCATCCCCGCGCCCCATTCCATGTCCTGGGCAATGAGCAGCGGGAGTTTCGCACGCCCTTGCAGGTCGTTTATAAGCGCGATCTGATCCGATGGATTTCCCTGAAAAAAGGTGACGCCGCCAAGTCCGAATCGCTCGACCAGATCCACGAGGTCCTGGTATGCGGCATCCTCCGGATCCATCATCCTGCCATAGGCGCGCACGGAAAACAGTTGAGAAACCTTTTCTTCCAGCGTCATGGACTGAAGTTGCTCTTCAGCCCATGCTTCCGTATCGGGCCAGAGGTCGTCTGCATCGGGAGGCCCGGAAAAAATGCCTGACAGGATCAGCACATACGCAGCGATCAGCGCACCGAGCGCCAGCACAATCCCAAGTAAAAAACGACGGTTGAACAAACGAGACATTACAGAGCCCTCATGCAGATTCTGATCCGTATGCGAAAGTATACGAGGACGGCGGCCGTATCGTACCGCATGGTTCGGTCAGGACATTATTTCGAACGGGAGCGCATACGGCGGGTTGTCCGCATCCTACCGGTGCCGGGGCGGCTCGGGAAGATATTCCTCGTCGTTTTCACTGGTGACGTAACTCACCATTCTCTCGGTGAGCAGTCCGGCCAGCACGACCACGGTAATTTCAAAAAAGATGCCGAAGACGAGCCGGCGAAGTCCACGCCTCAGGGTTTTCGGCAACAACGAAAAAGCGCCCGCCACACCAAGAAAGCCCAAAAAGAAAGGCCATGGACTGTAACCGGTTTGCTGGGATTCGTTCGGGGGAGCAGGCATCCGGACAACGGTGAGAGAATGAAGGAAAAGCCGAAAAACGACTTGTCTATAATAATTGCTCGTTCAGCGATACGTGTGCAAACTTAATGCGAAGACCCCGATTCTGCAAGATGACGCACCAGAGCAAACGGGCCCGTAATAGAGCAGGCTATATCCGAACCGCTCAAAAGTGATAGTGCAGGGCGAAGGCGGTAAACGAGTGCCTTACCTCTCTTCCCCGCTCCACACATTCCCCTCCCCATCGAAGCCGAACGTATGGACCGCATAGCCGGCGAACACGCCCAGGCCCTGCTCGATATTCGAATGCAAGGGAGTAGGCGGGGTTTGGAGCAACGCCGTTTCAATGGCTATCCCATCAAGCGAACTCCCCTGCAAAAGCGCCGTATGGTGATATGTGAAATAATCGGCGCTCAGGACCGAAAACTCCAGTTCGTATCGGGATTCCACTGTGTCGAAAGACCGTGCGGTAAAGGTAATTTCGAATTCTTTTGTCTTGCCTTCGAACAGTTCGTCCGCGAAAAGAGCACCATAAAAATCGTATTCCCCGTCTAACTCCGGCTCGTCAAAAAAATAGGCGTAATCGTCGCCCCGGAACGAGGTATCGTTACTACCGAAGCTAATTTCCCGAAACTCGGCTGGATTACCAGGCTCGTCCTCGACAGGGCGGTATCCAGTGAAGCGTTCTTCTCCAATGGGAGACCACTGGA
The sequence above is drawn from the Bacteroidetes bacterium SB0662_bin_6 genome and encodes:
- a CDS encoding serine hydrolase, yielding MSRLFNRRFLLGIVLALGALIAAYVLILSGIFSGPPDADDLWPDTEAWAEEQLQSMTLEEKVSQLFSVRAYGRMMDPEDAAYQDLVDLVERFGLGGVTFFQGNPSDQIALINDLQGRAKLPLLIAQDMEWGAGMRVDEATVFPRAMAMGATRDVEWARMAGYITGREARALGARHILAPVADVNNNPDNPVINTRSFGEQPELVASMAAAFASGLQDAGVLATAKHFPGHGDTSVDSHLALPVLLFGPDRLHTLELVPFRELVQDSVMSVMVAHLALPRIEPDSTLPASLSPQVITGLLRDELDFDGLVVTDALDMAGVTAHFTAEEIAVRSLLAGTDMLLLSEDPRAARDSVMQAVAEGVITEERIDASVMRILRAKAWLGLDTDRNIAQDQDTLQTDLEEHRALSLGIARKSLTLLRNTGGILPLSEEARTLCVILSDGSNPSTGNRFLADLLRHRPGITVDTLRLDGRSAPEDYEAALEQSDAYPFVVVSAFLRARPRIAETGDEENAPEDPQKDFLARLVEYGPPVALVSFGDPYIVRGMAQPASYLIAYSASEVSQTAAADALTGQADITGRLPVSIPDLYAFGDGMDLFQQSIRTGYPAEVGLNGMVISRLDTLIRNAIDSTAFPGAVVAIGRNGVVAKLEAYGHFTYDEERPVATTSSFDLASLTKVVATTTAAMQLYDAGKLQLDTPVADYLPRFRQSGKENVTIRHLLTHTSGLIPYRRFYETGTVAREALLDSVLAESLEYEPGTEMRYSDFSMIALMLVIERITGQPFDEYAEEHIFEPLGMHDTGFMASGSPNPDVVPTERDRTFRRRLVQGEVHDETAWILGGVSGHAGLFSTAEDLVKFAHMLLDEGRVDGKPFISPETLRLFTTVQEPGLSTRALGWDTKSPEGYSSAGAGFGPNSFGHTGFTGTSFWVDPDTGLFVILLTNRVYPTRNNRRITEIRPRVADQAHGSILGPATFMLPDSLFEVR
- a CDS encoding FmdB family transcriptional regulator, with translation MPTYVYRREDGSTFEIDQRITADALTICPETGQKVERIITGSAGLIFKGSGFYLTDYVRGNGGSEKRGVNGNGESRESAAKGSEKNDAAAGESSSSGEKAAAGGKASKESSGSASAKSEG